A segment of the Streptomyces sp. NBC_00376 genome:
GTCTTCGTCCCGTACCACTGGCCCGTCCCCACCGCGGCCAACGCCCTCACCATCGACGCCCTCGACCCCCGCTCCAAGATTCCTGAGTACAAGGTGTGCGCCTGCCGTATCGAGCACGCCGAGAAGATCGACGACGTCCCCGCACCGCCTGTCGCACCCGGCCAGGTCAGCTACCCGGAGACCCAGGTCTCCCGTACCGACCCGTTGCCGCCCACGGCCCCCCAGGGGCGTGGCACCTCGGAGAGGAGCTGACCACCCCATGATGGGCAGAACGATCTTCATCGACCCGGGGCGCTGCATCGGCTGCCAGGCATGCGTCTCCGCCTGCCGGGAATGCGACTCGCACCGCGGCAAGTCGATGATCCATCTCGACTACACCGACGAGGGCCGGTCCGTGGCCTCCCTTCCCACCGTCTGCATGCACTGCGAGGACCCGGTCGCCCCGTGCGCCGAGGTCTGTCCCGCCGACGCGATCCTGGTGACCGTCGACGGTGTGGTGCAGCAGGCCGACACCACCCGCTGCATCGGCTGTGCCAACTGCGTCAACGCATGCCCCTTCGGCGTCCCGAAGATCGACCTCCAGGCGAAGCTGCAGATGAAATGCAACCTCTGCTACGACCGCACCGCCTACGGCCTCGCCCCCATGTGCGCGACCGTCTGCCCGACCGGGGCGCTGTTCTACGGGACCGTCGAGGAGCTCCAGGCGGAGCGCCCCGGCGTCCAGGTCGCCGACACCTTCACCTTCGGCCGGAGCGAGGTACGCACCGGCGTGGCCATGGTCGTTCCCGCCGACCGGGTGCAGTGGCCGGTGCCCGGCGGCCTTCCCGTCGTCGAGATCAACGGGAAGGACGTCCGCCGATGAGCGTCACCGACCAGCCGCCCTCCGGCGATCCGCGCGAAGCCCTGCACGACCGGATCGCCGCCGACTCCCTCACCACCCGGCGCGACTACCTCCGGATCGTGGTGACC
Coding sequences within it:
- a CDS encoding 4Fe-4S dicluster domain-containing protein; this encodes MMGRTIFIDPGRCIGCQACVSACRECDSHRGKSMIHLDYTDEGRSVASLPTVCMHCEDPVAPCAEVCPADAILVTVDGVVQQADTTRCIGCANCVNACPFGVPKIDLQAKLQMKCNLCYDRTAYGLAPMCATVCPTGALFYGTVEELQAERPGVQVADTFTFGRSEVRTGVAMVVPADRVQWPVPGGLPVVEINGKDVRR